From one Luteolibacter sp. SL250 genomic stretch:
- the rpsO gene encoding 30S ribosomal protein S15, with translation MAKEINLAEYKQHEGDTGSSPYQVALLTKRIVELTDHLNIHTKDFSSRRGLLKMVAVRRKHLDYIKAHNEEGYQKLIESLGLRR, from the coding sequence ATGGCCAAAGAAATCAACCTCGCCGAATACAAGCAACACGAAGGAGACACCGGCAGCTCCCCATATCAAGTCGCGCTCCTCACCAAGCGCATCGTCGAACTGACCGACCACCTCAACATCCACACCAAGGACTTCTCGTCCCGCCGTGGTCTCCTGAAGATGGTCGCTGTCCGCCGCAAGCACCTTGACTACATCAAGGCGCACAATGAAGAGGGCTACCAGAAGCTGATCGAAAGCCTGGGTCTCCGCCGCTGA
- a CDS encoding polyribonucleotide nucleotidyltransferase has product MSIHTITSQVGSNPITIETGKLAKLADGAVTVRSGDTIILVTAVSATKVKDGQTWFPLSVEYKEKASAAGVFPGGYFKREGRPTEKEILTCRMTDRPLRPLFPKGYFYDTQIIAILLSADGENDADILSMNGASAALCLSDIPFAGPIGAVRVGRVDGQFVINPTHDERAESDLDLVYVGNKTDVIMIEGQADELPEDEFIAALHHAQAAVVKLIEAQEELVRLAGKAKRDFTPVLAKENLLEIAYEIAGDRIEGAIYAPTKTERAKKVGALRDEVEAAIKERAPDATAFDVEQAFEYLQKKAFRISIMDKGVRADGRSIGDLRTLYGEVSTLPRVHGSAIFSRGETQALAITTLAPADEKQNFDNYSGGESEKRFILHYNFPPFSVGETGRMGGINRREIGHGSLAERSIEPVIPDEAVFPYAIRVSSEVTESNGSTSMATVCAGTMALLDAGVPLIRPVGGISVGLVTENNEDGSLKSHKMLLDIIGSEDFYGDMDFKLCGTSEGVTGYQLDLKLPGLPLSMLEEAIRIAKDGRTKVLAKMAESITTAGELSPHAPRIVSVKIPADRIGELIGPGGKNIKGIQAESGAEINIEDDGTVHIYASKQQGLDRAKEMIDRMFQEIEVGKTYTGKVVSITAFGAFMEVLPGKDGLIHVSELAEGRTEKVEDVVKKGDVVTAKCLGVDEKGRVKMSRRAWLRDQKAAEAEANAPAEAAPASAE; this is encoded by the coding sequence ATGAGTATTCATACCATCACGAGCCAAGTCGGCTCGAACCCGATCACGATTGAAACCGGCAAGCTTGCCAAACTCGCCGACGGTGCTGTGACCGTCCGCAGTGGTGACACCATCATCCTCGTCACCGCCGTCTCCGCCACCAAAGTCAAGGATGGCCAGACCTGGTTCCCACTCTCCGTGGAGTATAAGGAGAAAGCCTCCGCAGCCGGTGTTTTCCCCGGTGGCTACTTCAAGCGCGAAGGCCGCCCGACCGAAAAGGAAATCCTCACCTGCCGGATGACGGACCGCCCGCTGCGCCCGCTGTTCCCGAAGGGTTACTTCTACGACACCCAGATCATCGCCATCCTGCTCAGCGCCGACGGTGAGAACGACGCCGACATCCTCTCGATGAACGGTGCCTCCGCCGCCCTCTGTCTTTCCGACATCCCGTTCGCAGGCCCCATCGGTGCCGTGCGCGTCGGTCGTGTCGATGGCCAGTTCGTCATCAACCCGACCCATGACGAGCGCGCCGAGAGCGACCTCGACCTGGTCTATGTCGGCAACAAGACCGACGTCATCATGATCGAAGGCCAGGCCGACGAGCTCCCGGAAGACGAGTTCATCGCCGCCCTGCACCACGCCCAGGCCGCCGTCGTGAAGCTCATCGAAGCCCAGGAAGAACTCGTCCGCCTCGCCGGCAAGGCCAAGCGCGACTTCACCCCGGTCCTCGCCAAGGAGAACCTCCTCGAGATCGCCTACGAAATCGCCGGTGACCGCATCGAAGGTGCCATCTACGCCCCGACCAAGACCGAGCGTGCCAAAAAAGTCGGCGCCCTCCGCGACGAAGTGGAAGCCGCCATCAAGGAGCGCGCTCCGGATGCGACCGCCTTCGACGTCGAGCAGGCCTTCGAATACCTCCAGAAGAAAGCCTTCCGGATCTCCATCATGGACAAGGGCGTCCGCGCCGACGGCCGCTCCATCGGTGATCTCCGCACCCTCTACGGGGAAGTCAGCACCCTGCCACGCGTCCACGGCTCCGCCATCTTCTCCCGCGGAGAGACCCAGGCGCTCGCCATCACCACGCTGGCTCCGGCCGACGAGAAGCAGAACTTCGACAACTACTCCGGTGGTGAGTCCGAGAAGCGCTTCATCCTCCACTACAACTTCCCTCCCTTCTCCGTCGGTGAAACCGGCCGGATGGGTGGCATCAACCGCCGCGAGATCGGCCACGGCTCCCTCGCCGAGCGCTCCATCGAGCCGGTCATCCCTGACGAAGCCGTCTTCCCGTACGCCATCCGCGTTTCCTCCGAGGTCACCGAGTCCAATGGTTCCACCTCCATGGCGACCGTCTGCGCTGGCACCATGGCCCTCCTTGACGCCGGTGTCCCGCTGATCCGCCCGGTGGGTGGTATCTCCGTCGGCCTCGTCACCGAGAACAACGAAGATGGTTCCCTCAAGTCCCACAAGATGCTCCTCGACATCATCGGTTCCGAGGACTTCTACGGCGATATGGACTTCAAGCTCTGCGGCACCAGCGAAGGTGTCACCGGCTACCAGCTCGACCTCAAGCTTCCGGGCCTCCCGCTCAGCATGCTTGAAGAAGCGATCCGCATCGCCAAGGACGGCCGCACCAAGGTGCTCGCCAAGATGGCCGAGTCCATCACCACCGCCGGCGAACTCAGCCCGCACGCACCGCGCATCGTTTCCGTGAAGATCCCCGCCGACCGCATCGGCGAGCTCATCGGACCAGGCGGCAAGAACATCAAGGGCATCCAGGCGGAGTCCGGAGCCGAGATCAACATCGAGGACGACGGCACCGTTCATATCTATGCTTCCAAGCAGCAGGGTCTCGACCGTGCGAAGGAGATGATCGACCGCATGTTCCAGGAGATCGAGGTGGGCAAGACCTACACCGGCAAGGTTGTTTCCATCACCGCCTTCGGCGCGTTCATGGAAGTGCTTCCGGGCAAGGACGGCCTCATCCACGTCTCCGAGCTGGCCGAAGGCCGCACCGAGAAGGTCGAGGACGTCGTCAAGAAGGGCGATGTCGTCACCGCCAAGTGCCTGGGCGTCGATGAGAAGGGCCGCGTGAAGATGTCACGCCGTGCCTGGCTCCGCGACCAGAAGGCCGCCGAAGCCGAGGCCAACGCCCCGGCCGAAGCAGCTCCTGCCTCCGCTGAATAA